The Naumovozyma dairenensis CBS 421 chromosome 1, complete genome genome includes a region encoding these proteins:
- the RCI37 gene encoding Rci37p (similar to Saccharomyces cerevisiae YIL077C; ancestral locus Anc_7.279), whose translation MNGEVKKNPDRSPLNNPWFQKAYDAAIAFHEKDEKLDREDRLDLYQKYKIIGRTQLFAGWLGFGAVFITPFAYRHYTTGVMKGIKVPRNFILGLIAMAFSGQLASNLMYKYQLNLLDYVPNVETSGDKYGDNLQQNQEELVAQEHKTRDQKVYEMMTLLKNGSASRWRSYFYVTYHDPSRKFPDPKVKMQQLKEFTNGLDSVSPFMHQRDPMGLYSKRFPKHKDKDPTGTVATLEQANPTNSNAQETQTRNSQSSWEHVRQQDTTPSSWDRVRRGETKDASDIPNFNDENDIFSPRSAEAAPLDSSIPLNHPTQNEFDKLLEEERNGGN comes from the coding sequence ATGAACGGAGAAGTCAAAAAGAATCCTGACAGATCCCCCTTGAATAATCCATGGTTTCAAAAAGCTTACGATGCGGCAATTGCCTTCCATGAAAAGGACGAAAAGTTGGATCGAGAAGATAGGCTAGATCTCTaccaaaaatataaaataattggAAGAACTCAATTATTTGCTGGATGGCTAGGCTTTGGTGCTGTATTTATAACTCCCTTTGCATATCGTCATTACACAACGGGAGTCATGAAAGGTATTAAAGTACCAAGGAACTTCATACTTGGGTTAATCGCGATGGCATTTAGTGGCCAACTGGCAAGTAATCTCATGTATAAgtatcaattaaatttgcTCGATTACGTGCCTAATGTAGAAACAAGTGGAGACAAATACGGTGATAATCTGCAACAGaatcaagaagaattggTTGCACAGGAACATAAAACTCGGGATCAGAAAGTCTATGAAATGATGACTCTCTTGAAAAATGGCTCAGCTTCTAGATGGAGAAGTTACTTTTATGTCACGTATCATGATCCATCGAGAAAGTTTCCTGACCCAAAGGTTAAAATGCAGCAACTAAAAGAATTTACAAACGGGTTGGACTCGGTTTCACCATTTATGCATCAGAGAGACCCCATGGGTTTATATTCCAAAAGATTTCCTAAGCACAAAGATAAGGATCCAACGGGTACTGTAGCTACCCTTGAACAAGCAAATCCTACCAACAGTAATGCGCAAGAAACACAGACGAGAAATTCGCAATCGTCATGGGAACATGTCCGTCAACAAGATACCACACCCTCGTCGTGGGATAGAGTGAGAAGGGGAGAAACTAAAGATGCATCGGATATTCCTAATTTTAATGACgaaaatgatatctttTCACCCAGATCTGCGGAAGCAGCACCGCTCGATTCTTCGATCCCTCTGAACCATCCAACACAGAATGAGTTCGACAAACtattagaagaagagaGAAATGGTGGAAATTAG
- the SEC28 gene encoding coatomer subunit epsilon (similar to Saccharomyces cerevisiae SEC28 (YIL076W); ancestral locus Anc_7.278), whose translation MDYFTIKQSYYAGDYPQVLKEIEGIENPENDDTLSFYKLKSQLVLNKYTEDESSLLGATFALYSDFLTSRDIKKLENSVSVETSGLYELNLLACAQAILGDYEESLATCFKGIERDDSIGNVELILLAVQVALLNDQPSMASSALENYVSANQDAITSDVELIINLAEAYIKFYTTKDVASSNFYYFEELAQTFPTWKTQLGLLNSHLQQRNIEEAEDIVRLLESDFYCAQADICASYKEHLLANKITLSIMQGKDNTNELRAELAKVNPKHTFVKSNDALNAKFNDLVIKYSSN comes from the coding sequence ATGGACTATTTTACTATTAAACAATCTTACTACGCTGGTGATTATCCTCAAGTTctgaaagaaattgaaggaATTGAAAACCCTGAAAATGATGACACGTTATCTTTTTACAAACTAAAGTCTCAATTGGTTCTAAACAAATACACAGAAGATGAATCTAGCTTATTAGGAGCTACTTTTGCTCTTTATAGTGATTTTTTGACTTCTAGAGATATTAAGAAGTTAGAAAATTCCGTATCTGTGGAAACTTCAGGCCTATATGAACTGAATCTATTAGCATGTGCTCAAGCTATACTAGGTGATTACGAAGAAAGTTTGGCTACATGTTTTAAAGGGATTGAACGAGATGATTCAATAGGTAATGTTGAATTGATTCTTTTGGCTGTCCAAGTTGCCTTATTGAATGATCAACCATCCATGGCCTCATCAGCTCTTGAAAATTATGTCAGTGCTAATCAAGATGCAATTACGAGTGACGTTGAGTTGATAATTAATTTAGCTGAAGCATATATTAAATTCTACACCACTAAGGATGTTGCAAGTTCAAATTTCTATTATTTCGAAGAATTGGCACAAACTTTCCCAACCTGGAAAACTCAATTGGGATTATTAAACTCTCATTTacaacaaagaaatattgaagaagctGAAGATATTGTTCGTTTACTTGAATCTGACTTTTATTGTGCTCAAGCAGATATTTGTGCATCATATAAGGAACATTTGCTTGCCAACAAAATCACCCTTTCGATTATGCAAGGTAAAGATAATACTAACGAATTAAGAGCTGAGTTAGCTAAGGTTAATCCAAAACATACCTTCGTTAAATCTAATGATGCGTTGAATGCCAAATTTAATGACTTGGTTATCAAGTACAGCTCAAACTAA